A single genomic interval of Acetobacteroides hydrogenigenes harbors:
- a CDS encoding alpha-L-fucosidase, translated as MRLFLLLASLLVGIGSHAQTYTPTPENMKARTWFDSARFGMFVHWGPSSILGAGEWVMNNRNIHHQDYQKLRKFFNPIDFDAAKWVSTAKNAGMKYITLITRHHDGFSLWATKQSDFNIMNTPFKRDVVKEIADECHKQGITLFLYYSLLDWSRSDYQWETGRTGKNTGRTEKSNWDSYIGFMKAQLTELLTQYGEIGGIWFDGHWDQLDNDNDKTLKSKVDWKYNEIYTLIHKLQPTCLIGNNHHLSPIPGEDFQMFERDLPGENKQGLSGQHVSDLPLETCETINGSWGFNITDRTYKSEKDLIHYLVRAAGYGSNLLLNVGPMPNGEIQQEFVDRLAEVGQWINVYGATIYGTKGGFIRPQEWGCVTEKGNKLYIHMLKKPDNEILLDIPYKVKSMNLFGSSQSKVVYKKTKGGYLLNLAGISLDDIDTIIEVGIAR; from the coding sequence ATGAGACTGTTTTTGTTACTAGCATCACTTCTTGTCGGGATAGGAAGCCATGCTCAAACTTACACGCCTACTCCTGAAAATATGAAAGCCAGAACTTGGTTTGATAGCGCTCGGTTTGGCATGTTCGTTCATTGGGGACCATCTTCTATCTTAGGAGCTGGGGAATGGGTTATGAACAATAGGAACATACACCATCAGGATTACCAAAAATTGAGAAAGTTCTTTAATCCCATAGATTTTGATGCTGCAAAGTGGGTGTCTACTGCAAAAAATGCGGGGATGAAGTACATCACATTAATAACTCGACATCACGATGGTTTTAGCCTTTGGGCAACAAAGCAATCCGATTTTAACATCATGAATACTCCTTTTAAGCGTGATGTAGTAAAGGAGATTGCTGATGAATGCCATAAGCAGGGGATAACGCTTTTCTTATATTACTCTCTTCTCGATTGGTCGCGTTCCGACTACCAATGGGAAACTGGTAGGACAGGAAAGAATACGGGTAGAACAGAGAAAAGCAACTGGGATAGCTACATAGGCTTCATGAAGGCGCAGCTAACCGAACTGCTTACTCAGTATGGCGAAATTGGAGGAATTTGGTTTGATGGGCATTGGGATCAGCTTGATAACGACAACGACAAAACCCTTAAATCTAAAGTAGATTGGAAATACAACGAAATTTACACTTTAATACACAAACTGCAACCTACTTGTTTGATAGGAAATAACCACCATCTATCACCTATACCGGGTGAAGATTTTCAGATGTTTGAGAGGGACTTGCCCGGTGAAAACAAGCAGGGATTAAGTGGGCAACATGTGTCTGATCTTCCTTTGGAAACCTGTGAAACTATAAATGGTTCGTGGGGATTTAATATTACAGATCGAACATATAAGTCAGAAAAGGACCTTATTCATTATTTAGTGCGTGCTGCTGGGTACGGATCAAATCTTCTACTAAATGTAGGACCAATGCCTAACGGTGAAATTCAACAAGAGTTTGTGGATCGATTGGCAGAAGTAGGGCAGTGGATAAATGTATATGGAGCTACAATTTATGGAACGAAGGGTGGTTTTATTAGGCCTCAGGAATGGGGATGCGTTACTGAAAAAGGGAATAAGCTATATATCCATATGCTAAAGAAACCGGACAATGAGATTCTTTTAGATATTCCTTATAAGGTAAAATCAATGAACCTGTTTGGTTCCTCACAATCTAAAGTTGTCTATAAAAAGACGAAAGGAGGATATTTGCTAAATCTAGCAGGCATTTCCCTCGATGATATAGACACCATTATTGAGGTTGGCATAGCGCGGTAG
- a CDS encoding HAD family hydrolase, producing MDFSTTKPVNPKILKNIIFDFGGVIINIDYRLTARAFEKLGVDNFENLFSQKAQSHLFDKLETGKIALPDFRNELRDIINLNLSDEQIDAGWNAMLLDYPKHRLDFLRNIQQHYRTFLLSNTNQIHKDCYYRSLHNEHSFNNLDVLFEKLYFSHEVGLRKPDPAIYKLVLDQNRLKPEETLFIDDSLQNLATPQSLGIQVYHLANGEDIVDFAKNTLNFTGIE from the coding sequence ATGGATTTTTCTACCACAAAACCTGTAAATCCTAAGATTCTCAAAAATATAATCTTTGATTTTGGAGGTGTAATCATCAATATCGATTACAGATTAACCGCACGTGCATTCGAAAAGTTAGGTGTTGACAACTTTGAAAACCTCTTTAGCCAGAAAGCCCAATCGCATCTATTCGACAAGTTGGAAACGGGGAAAATAGCCCTTCCTGATTTTCGTAACGAGCTGCGCGACATCATCAATCTCAACCTCTCCGATGAACAAATTGATGCAGGTTGGAATGCCATGCTGCTCGACTACCCCAAGCATAGGCTGGACTTTCTTCGTAATATCCAGCAACATTACCGAACCTTTTTGCTTAGCAATACGAACCAAATACACAAGGATTGCTACTACCGATCATTACACAATGAGCATAGCTTTAACAACCTTGATGTCCTATTCGAAAAACTCTACTTCTCGCACGAAGTAGGCCTACGCAAACCTGATCCTGCAATTTATAAACTCGTTCTAGATCAGAATAGGCTAAAGCCAGAGGAAACCCTGTTTATAGATGATAGCCTACAAAACCTTGCGACTCCCCAGTCATTAGGCATACAAGTGTACCATCTTGCCAATGGCGAAGACATCGTCGATTTTGCAAAAAACACATTGAATTTTACTGGAATAGAATAA